Below is a genomic region from Cellulomonas sp. P24.
CACCACGATCTCGGGCTGCTCGGGGTCGGCCTCGATCTTGGAACGGAGCCGCTGGACGTGGACGTTGACCAGCCGCGTGTCCGCCGCGTGCCGGTAGCCCCAGACCTTCTCGAGCAGCACCTCGCGGGTGAACACCTGCCATGGCTTGCGGGCGAGCGCGACCAGGAGGTCGAACTCGAGCGGGGTGAGCGAGATCGGCACCCCCGCGCGCGCGACCCGGTGACCGGTGACGTCGATCGTCAGGTCACCGATCGTGAGGTGCTCGGGCGCGGGCTCGTCGCTCCGTCGCAGACGGGCCCGGACCCGCGCGATGAGCTCCTTGGGCTTGAACGGCTTCGAGATGTAGTCGTCCGCGCCGGACTCGAGGCCGAGGACCACGTCGATCGTGTCGCTTTTCGCGGTGAGCATGACGATCGGCACACCGGACTCGGCACGGATCAGCCGGCACACCTCGTTCCCGTCCTTGCCCGGGAGCATGAGGTCGAGCAGCACGAGATCGGGCTGGGCCTGACGGAACGCGGCCAGCGCACCGTCGCCGTCCGCGCAGAACGACGGCTCGAACCCCTCGGACCTCAGCACGATGCCGATCATCTCGGCGAGCGCCGTGTCATCGTCGACCACCAGCACGCGACCCTTCATGCCCCCATGGTGTCACCACCACCAGGGTGCTGTGCCCGACATGGCCGTGCCGCATGTCTCGACCGCCTCGATCGACCCCGGAGCGTCGTCCCGGGACCGTCGACGGGCCCGCGGTTCTGCATCCTCGGGCAACATGGTCGTGGCACGATGATCGCGCCGCGAGCGACGGCGTCCGCACGGACGCCGCACCGACAGGTCGACCAGCAGGGAGCCGTTCACGATGACGACGCCGACCCCGGACCCCACCGGAGGACCGTCCTGGACGGCGCCCGGCGCAGATCCCGACCCGACGCGCGCACCCGCACCGGGGTGGGGCGTGCCGCCCGGGCAGCCCGGGTACCCGCAGCCACCGGCTCCTCCCGCCGGGCCGGTGCCCGGCCTCGTGCCCGGGTACGGGCAGCAGCTCCCACCCGTGCCTCCCGGGCAGACCCCGTACCCGCAGACCGGTGGCCCCTACCCGGCGGGACCGGGCTGGAACCAGTGGACGCCACCGGCCGTCCAGCCCGGCATCGTCCCGCTCCGTCCGCTGACACTGATGGAGATCCTCGACGGCTCGTTCCGCGCGATCCGCTCGAACCCGGCGGTGATGTTCGGGCTCAGCGCCGTCGTCGTGGTCGTCGTGATCGCGGTGAGCACGGTGCTCGGCACGTACGTCTCCGACCTCCTCTCCGCATCGTTCTCGACCTTCGCCGGAGAGCTCGACGCGGCATCTGCCCAGAGCTTCCAGTCGTCGATCGCGACCTCGATGAGCTCGCTCGTCACGAGCGTCGCCATGATGCTCGCCGGCCCGGTGCTCACCGGGCTCCTCATCACCTCCGTGAGCCGGTCGGTGATCGGCCAGAGGCTCTCGATGAGCGAGGCCTGGCGGCTCACGAAGGGCCGGCGGGCGCGGCTGCTCGGTTTCGCGCTGGCGATCGCCGGTGCCGAGCTCGTCGTCCTCGCCGCGCTGACCGCGCTCGTGGTCCTCGTCGCGCGCAC
It encodes:
- the mtrA gene encoding MtrAB system response regulator MtrA, yielding MKGRVLVVDDDTALAEMIGIVLRSEGFEPSFCADGDGALAAFRQAQPDLVLLDLMLPGKDGNEVCRLIRAESGVPIVMLTAKSDTIDVVLGLESGADDYISKPFKPKELIARVRARLRRSDEPAPEHLTIGDLTIDVTGHRVARAGVPISLTPLEFDLLVALARKPWQVFTREVLLEKVWGYRHAADTRLVNVHVQRLRSKIEADPEQPEIVVTVRGVGYKAGVASP